In Bacillus sp. NP247, one DNA window encodes the following:
- a CDS encoding cell wall metabolism sensor histidine kinase WalK: MIRSLYIRVVLTFLVSIIGGTIISFLVSTWIFEDKLNENAQINLRNFGQDIVRIYKTLPLHEADLFVSEMKQLDSYYIRIYEATGQFKSYGKLDGHKPAPVTMEQLKKVLDGGVVQDTPNGIATVLLGLPLKTEMGTKAIFLESLAPPSASFVTKWALVFATCSLIAGSLLILVASVFLVRPIKKLTKATKRIASGDFNVKLNIKQTSELGTLARSFEEMMHDLQQLEQMRREFVTNVSHEVQSPLTSISGYALVLKQADLSGYERSRYLDIIIAEAKRMSKMSDSLLKLSLLESQSKQLRLVTLSLDEQIRRIIVALQPQWSARDIHFELDLQTVKVTADHDLLNQVWTNILRNSIKFSEDAGVINVSIKQDIKNVTILISDTGIGIHLDDQKRIFERFFKADRSHSRKYDGSGMGLAIVKQIVSLHQGDIRVKSEPGQGTTFIVTLPITTPTD; encoded by the coding sequence ATGATCAGATCCTTATATATACGTGTTGTCCTGACATTTTTAGTCTCCATCATCGGGGGCACGATCATTTCTTTTTTGGTGTCAACTTGGATATTCGAAGATAAATTGAACGAAAACGCTCAAATCAACTTACGTAACTTTGGCCAAGACATCGTCCGGATTTACAAGACCCTTCCGTTACATGAAGCGGACTTGTTCGTAAGTGAAATGAAGCAGCTCGATTCTTATTATATTCGAATTTACGAAGCAACGGGTCAGTTCAAGTCTTACGGTAAACTTGACGGACACAAACCTGCGCCTGTGACGATGGAGCAACTAAAGAAAGTATTAGATGGAGGTGTTGTTCAGGACACTCCTAATGGTATTGCCACGGTCCTCTTAGGGTTGCCGTTGAAAACGGAAATGGGAACGAAAGCGATATTTTTGGAATCGCTCGCCCCTCCTTCAGCCTCTTTTGTCACGAAGTGGGCATTGGTCTTTGCAACATGTTCGTTGATTGCAGGAAGTTTATTGATTCTAGTTGCCTCTGTATTCCTGGTAAGACCGATCAAAAAGCTGACAAAAGCGACCAAGCGGATAGCATCTGGAGATTTCAACGTCAAGTTGAATATTAAGCAAACGAGTGAGCTGGGTACTTTGGCTCGTAGCTTCGAAGAAATGATGCACGATCTGCAGCAACTTGAGCAGATGCGCAGGGAATTCGTAACGAACGTGTCGCACGAGGTTCAGTCTCCGCTCACTTCGATATCTGGTTATGCTCTAGTGCTTAAGCAAGCTGACCTTTCAGGATACGAACGAAGCCGTTATCTTGATATTATCATCGCTGAAGCGAAAAGGATGTCCAAAATGAGCGATAGCCTGCTAAAGCTGAGTTTGCTTGAATCGCAGTCAAAGCAACTACGGCTCGTCACGCTCAGCCTCGATGAACAAATCCGACGGATAATCGTGGCGCTCCAGCCACAATGGTCTGCTCGCGATATACATTTCGAGCTTGATTTACAGACAGTTAAAGTAACGGCTGATCATGACCTGTTAAATCAGGTATGGACGAATATCCTCAGAAATAGCATCAAATTTTCCGAGGATGCCGGCGTGATTAACGTAAGCATCAAACAAGATATCAAAAACGTGACAATCCTAATATCCGACACTGGTATTGGTATTCACCTTGACGACCAGAAGCGTATATTCGAGCGTTTTTTTAAGGCCGATCGTTCCCACAGTCGTAAGTATGACGGAAGTGGTATGGGACTCGCTATCGTTAAACAGATCGTGTCGCTTCATCAAGGTGACATCCGAGTGAAAAGTGAACCTGGTCAAGGAACGACCTTCATTGTCACCTTGCCAATCACTACACCAACAGATTAG
- a CDS encoding YjcZ family sporulation protein — protein MGFGGSCSSCGGGFALLVVLFILLIIVGASCFC, from the coding sequence ATGGGCTTTGGTGGTAGTTGTAGTAGTTGTGGCGGCGGCTTTGCTTTATTAGTTGTATTATTTATTTTATTAATCATAGTTGGAGCTAGCTGCTTCTGCTAA
- the nheC gene encoding non-hemolytic enterotoxin NHE subunit C, producing the protein MRNNFYKKCLLTIMIAGVATSNAFPLHPLAAEQNIKILQENAKNYSLGPAGFQDVMAQTTSSIFAMDSYAKLIQNQQETDLSKISSINSEFKGNMIQHQRDAKINAAYWLNNMKPQIMKTDQNIIDYNNTFQAYYSDMLLAIDQKDSVKLKADLEKLYADILKNQNEVDVLLGNLKAFRDRMAKDTNSFKEDTNQLTAILASTNAGIPALEQQINTYNDSIKKSNDMVIAGGVLCVALITCLAGGPMIAIAKKDIANAEREIANLKDRISGAQAEVAILTDVKNKTTNMTETIDAAITALQNISNQWYTVGAKYNNLLQNVKGMSPEEFTFIKEDLNTAKDSWKDVKDYTEKLHEGVAK; encoded by the coding sequence ATGCGTAATAATTTCTATAAAAAATGTCTTTTAACGATAATGATTGCTGGAGTCGCAACGAGTAATGCGTTTCCTTTACATCCTCTTGCAGCAGAACAAAACATAAAGATACTACAAGAAAATGCGAAAAATTATTCTCTCGGTCCAGCAGGCTTCCAAGATGTAATGGCGCAAACGACATCAAGTATATTCGCAATGGATTCATATGCAAAATTAATTCAAAATCAACAAGAAACTGATTTGAGTAAAATAAGTTCAATTAATAGTGAGTTTAAAGGGAATATGATTCAGCATCAAAGAGATGCGAAAATTAACGCGGCATATTGGCTAAATAATATGAAGCCTCAAATTATGAAAACGGATCAAAATATTATTGATTACAACAATACTTTTCAAGCGTACTATAGTGACATGCTATTAGCGATTGATCAAAAAGATAGCGTAAAGTTAAAAGCGGATTTAGAAAAGTTGTATGCGGACATTTTAAAGAATCAAAATGAGGTAGATGTATTATTAGGGAATTTAAAAGCATTTCGCGATAGAATGGCGAAAGACACAAATAGTTTTAAAGAGGATACAAATCAATTAACAGCGATTTTGGCAAGTACGAATGCGGGTATTCCAGCTCTAGAGCAACAAATAAATACATATAACGATTCGATTAAAAAGAGTAATGATATGGTTATCGCTGGTGGTGTACTTTGCGTAGCATTAATAACATGTCTTGCTGGCGGACCGATGATTGCGATTGCGAAAAAAGATATCGCAAATGCAGAAAGAGAAATAGCCAATTTAAAAGATAGAATTTCTGGAGCGCAAGCGGAAGTCGCAATTTTGACAGATGTCAAAAATAAAACAACAAATATGACAGAAACAATTGATGCAGCAATTACAGCACTGCAAAATATATCAAATCAATGGTATACAGTAGGTGCGAAATATAATAACTTACTACAAAACGTAAAAGGAATGAGTCCAGAAGAATTTACGTTTATAAAAGAAGATTTAAATACAGCAAAAGATAGCTGGAAAGATGTAAAAGATTATACAGAAAAATTACATGAAGGCGTGGCGAAATAA
- a CDS encoding NAD(P)-dependent oxidoreductase, producing the protein MQKILVTGAAGKIGQDVTRFLDKQGHYQLRLADINLSALETFKDTNHEIVYLDVSDLAACQEFTKGIDIVIHLAGNPSPNADFYGSLLENHIKGTYNIFRAASDNNVSKVIVASSAQTIEGYPLDYQPHAYSPTRPKNMYGVSKCFAEAVASYFAYEEGLQSLAIRIGAYDDYNPYGKPLTARDMSAYLSPEDFMDLLLKSMTAKNLPPFSILHGVSNNRFKRIDIEGTRKLVGYSPSSDAFVLSGIKFFDS; encoded by the coding sequence ATGCAAAAAATTTTAGTTACAGGTGCTGCAGGTAAGATTGGCCAAGATGTTACAAGGTTCCTAGATAAGCAAGGGCATTACCAGTTACGGCTAGCAGATATTAACTTATCTGCTTTAGAAACTTTTAAAGATACAAATCATGAAATCGTATATTTAGATGTTTCTGATTTAGCTGCTTGTCAAGAATTTACGAAAGGTATAGATATAGTTATACACTTGGCAGGTAATCCTTCGCCAAATGCTGATTTTTATGGCTCCTTATTAGAAAATCATATAAAGGGAACCTATAATATTTTTAGAGCTGCTAGTGATAATAATGTATCCAAAGTGATAGTTGCTTCCAGTGCTCAAACAATTGAAGGCTATCCTTTGGATTATCAACCACATGCTTATTCACCCACGAGACCCAAAAATATGTACGGGGTAAGTAAGTGTTTTGCAGAGGCTGTTGCTTCTTATTTTGCTTATGAAGAAGGGTTACAAAGTCTTGCTATTCGTATAGGTGCATATGATGATTATAATCCATATGGTAAACCACTAACAGCTAGAGATATGAGTGCATACTTAAGCCCAGAAGATTTTATGGACCTTCTCTTAAAGTCGATGACGGCAAAGAACTTACCTCCATTTTCAATTTTACATGGTGTATCTAACAACAGGTTTAAACGAATTGATATTGAAGGAACTAGAAAGTTAGTTGGTTATAGCCCAAGTTCTGATGCTTTTGTACTAAGTGGCATTAAGTTCTTTGATTCTTAA
- a CDS encoding response regulator transcription factor — MPTILVADDDANIRELVCLFLRNDGFATVEAADGKEALAVYISTNVDLVVLDIMMPIMDGWTLIKELRRANPDLPLLMLTARGETWEKVKGFELGTDDYLTKPFDPLELAVRVRALLKRYKIGSTQTIHFGNVILDRQTYKVMKGTESLTLPLKEFELLYKLAGTPGQVYTRVQLIDQIWGIDYAGDDRTVDVHIKRLRERFATTPDFRIETVRGLGYRLEVYE; from the coding sequence ATGCCTACTATACTAGTTGCTGACGACGATGCGAACATTCGCGAACTCGTCTGTTTATTTCTACGCAACGACGGATTCGCAACAGTTGAAGCAGCGGACGGCAAGGAAGCACTGGCCGTCTACATCTCAACGAATGTCGATCTTGTCGTACTTGACATTATGATGCCGATTATGGATGGTTGGACGTTAATCAAGGAGCTCCGAAGAGCCAATCCTGATCTACCTTTACTTATGCTGACTGCGAGAGGAGAAACATGGGAGAAAGTGAAAGGTTTCGAACTTGGGACGGACGATTATTTAACCAAACCATTCGATCCGTTAGAGTTGGCGGTTCGTGTTAGGGCACTACTCAAACGATACAAGATTGGCTCCACGCAGACGATCCATTTCGGGAACGTCATCCTTGATCGACAGACCTATAAGGTGATGAAAGGGACGGAGTCCCTTACGTTGCCGCTAAAGGAGTTCGAATTGCTGTATAAGCTCGCTGGAACACCCGGACAAGTCTATACGCGCGTGCAGTTGATCGATCAGATTTGGGGTATCGATTACGCCGGAGATGATCGAACGGTTGACGTACATATTAAACGGCTGCGTGAACGGTTCGCGACAACACCCGATTTTCGGATCGAAACGGTGCGCGGGCTTGGGTATCGGCTTGAGGTTTATGAATGA
- the nheB gene encoding non-hemolytic enterotoxin NHE subunit B, protein MTKKPYKVMALSALMAVFAAGNIMPAHTYAAESTVKQAPVHAVAKAYNDYEEYSLGPEGLKDAMERTGSNALVMDLYALTIIKQGNVNFGNVSSVDAALKGKVIQHQDTARGNAKQWLDVMKPQLISTNQNIINYNTKFQNYYDTLVAAVDTKDKETLTKGLTRLSSSINENKAQVDKLVEDLKKFRNKMTTDTQNFKGDANQITSILASQDAGIPLLQNQITTYNEAISKYNAIIIGSSVATALGPIAIIGGAVVIATGAGTPLGIALIAGGTAAVGGGTAGIVLAKKELDNAQAEIQKITGQVTTAQLEVAGLTNIKTQTEYLTNTIDTAITALQNISNQWYTMGSKYNSLLQNVDSISPNDLVFIKEDLNIAKDSWKNIKDYAEKIYAEDIKVVDTKKA, encoded by the coding sequence ATGACAAAAAAACCTTATAAAGTAATGGCTCTATCAGCACTTATGGCAGTATTTGCAGCAGGGAATATTATGCCGGCCCATACTTATGCAGCTGAAAGTACAGTGAAACAAGCGCCAGTTCATGCTGTAGCAAAAGCTTATAATGACTATGAAGAATACTCATTAGGACCAGAAGGCCTGAAAGATGCAATGGAAAGAACAGGTTCAAACGCTTTAGTAATGGATCTGTACGCTTTAACAATTATTAAACAAGGTAATGTTAACTTTGGTAATGTATCGTCAGTTGATGCAGCTTTAAAAGGAAAAGTGATTCAGCATCAAGATACAGCTAGAGGAAATGCGAAACAATGGTTAGATGTAATGAAGCCACAGCTTATTTCAACGAATCAAAATATCATTAACTACAATACGAAGTTCCAAAACTATTATGATACTTTAGTTGCTGCGGTAGATACAAAGGATAAAGAAACTCTTACGAAAGGTCTAACTAGATTATCAAGTAGTATTAATGAAAATAAAGCGCAAGTAGATAAGTTAGTAGAAGACTTGAAGAAATTCCGAAATAAAATGACTACAGATACTCAAAATTTCAAGGGAGATGCAAATCAAATTACATCTATCTTAGCTAGTCAAGATGCTGGAATTCCGCTTCTGCAAAATCAAATTACAACGTATAATGAAGCAATTAGTAAATATAATGCAATTATTATCGGCTCATCTGTTGCGACAGCTTTAGGACCAATTGCAATTATAGGTGGTGCAGTTGTTATTGCTACGGGAGCAGGAACGCCGCTAGGAATCGCACTAATTGCAGGTGGTACAGCAGCTGTAGGTGGTGGAACAGCTGGAATCGTATTAGCGAAGAAAGAGCTTGATAATGCACAAGCTGAAATTCAAAAAATAACTGGACAAGTTACAACTGCCCAATTAGAAGTGGCGGGACTAACGAACATTAAAACGCAAACTGAGTATTTAACAAATACAATTGACACTGCAATTACAGCGTTGCAAAACATTTCAAATCAATGGTATACAATGGGATCGAAATACAATTCTTTACTTCAAAATGTAGATTCAATTAGTCCAAACGACCTTGTTTTCATTAAAGAAGATTTAAACATTGCGAAAGATAGCTGGAAAAACATTAAAGACTATGCAGAAAAAATTTATGCTGAAGATATTAAAGTAGTAGATACGAAAAAAGCATAA
- a CDS encoding alpha/beta fold hydrolase → MTQQEEKKTLSGMKIKKVRNILLKIIGAIVLAIVLFLGIVYIANVMSSHSEQKRIVPYGQQVSVDGKNMNVLIQGEGEETIVLLPGYGTATPGLDFKLLIDELSPFYKVVVVEPFGYGLSDETVKERTTENMVSEVHEALQQLNINRYMLMGHSITGIYGIDYVNKYPNEVTAFVGIDSSVATQPGMDINFPLKTFAYLKKSGLLRLTMKISADPYAGLAFDEKTVEQMKMISNKNMYNDTTLNEMDHISSNFKGAQGLTFPKYLPLLLFVQANNEDVAGWIPLHEGQIKDSVHGKVVTMDGSHYLHHTKFKEIAENVRLFMKEVK, encoded by the coding sequence GTGACACAACAAGAGGAAAAGAAAACGCTGAGTGGAATGAAAATAAAGAAAGTGCGAAACATCTTACTTAAAATCATAGGAGCAATCGTTCTAGCCATTGTACTTTTTTTAGGTATTGTTTATATCGCAAATGTGATGAGTAGTCATTCGGAGCAAAAACGAATAGTGCCCTACGGGCAGCAAGTATCTGTAGACGGGAAAAACATGAATGTGTTAATTCAAGGCGAGGGCGAGGAAACGATCGTGCTCCTGCCTGGTTATGGAACAGCTACTCCAGGGCTTGATTTTAAGCTTCTTATCGATGAATTATCTCCATTTTACAAAGTTGTTGTGGTAGAGCCTTTCGGTTATGGATTAAGTGATGAAACTGTAAAAGAGCGAACCACGGAGAATATGGTAAGTGAAGTTCATGAAGCTCTACAGCAGCTTAATATTAACAGATACATGCTCATGGGCCACTCCATTACAGGCATTTATGGAATTGATTACGTTAATAAATATCCAAACGAGGTGACTGCGTTTGTCGGAATCGATAGCAGTGTTGCAACACAACCGGGTATGGATATCAATTTCCCATTAAAAACGTTTGCATATCTCAAAAAATCAGGTCTCTTAAGATTGACTATGAAAATCAGTGCTGACCCCTATGCTGGACTGGCATTTGATGAAAAAACCGTAGAGCAAATGAAAATGATTTCGAATAAAAACATGTATAATGACACAACCTTGAATGAGATGGACCATATTTCGTCTAATTTTAAAGGGGCTCAAGGTTTAACCTTCCCTAAATATCTTCCACTTCTTCTCTTTGTACAAGCGAATAATGAAGATGTAGCAGGATGGATACCTCTGCATGAAGGGCAGATCAAAGACTCGGTACATGGAAAAGTAGTAACCATGGATGGATCACATTATTTACACCATACCAAATTCAAAGAAATCGCTGAAAACGTTAGACTATTTATGAAAGAAGTAAAGTAA
- a CDS encoding LysR substrate-binding domain-containing protein produces the protein MTLTKYEIFNKVAELNSFTKAAEVLGFTQSAVSHAISSLEKEFSFPLFIRNHSTLALTKNAEELLITVRKILYYNNMLKQEVAAINGFQKGTVRVGVFSSISKNWIPGILKKMEEKFPNIEIELLEGNYAEVENWLQNGRLDCGFINNDTYFESFGKSFEIVQLKRDRLLCVVSNQSPLCKENQVSMQQIENVPFIMPTYQCYDDIQKIFRENKVSPNIRFENMNEYSVISMVENNLGISILPEMIIPTSKISFAAIPLESDSYRTIGLAIRKPTSLATKKFSEITKRWVSFESI, from the coding sequence GTGACTTTAACAAAATATGAAATATTTAACAAAGTGGCAGAACTCAATAGTTTTACAAAAGCTGCAGAAGTGTTAGGTTTCACCCAATCTGCTGTAAGTCATGCAATTAGCAGTTTGGAAAAAGAGTTTTCCTTTCCTTTATTTATTCGTAATCACTCTACTTTAGCATTGACCAAAAATGCAGAGGAGCTTTTAATTACCGTTCGGAAAATTTTATACTATAACAACATGCTGAAGCAGGAAGTAGCCGCTATCAATGGGTTCCAAAAAGGAACAGTAAGAGTGGGGGTTTTTTCGAGTATTTCTAAAAACTGGATTCCTGGTATTCTTAAAAAAATGGAGGAAAAGTTTCCAAATATTGAAATCGAATTACTGGAAGGAAACTATGCTGAGGTTGAGAATTGGTTACAAAACGGGAGATTAGATTGTGGATTTATTAATAATGATACTTACTTTGAATCATTTGGAAAATCCTTTGAAATCGTACAATTGAAGAGGGATCGACTTTTATGTGTTGTATCTAACCAATCCCCATTATGTAAGGAAAACCAAGTATCAATGCAACAAATAGAAAATGTACCTTTTATTATGCCAACATATCAGTGTTATGATGATATTCAAAAAATATTTAGGGAGAATAAAGTTAGCCCCAATATTCGATTCGAAAATATGAATGAATACTCAGTGATCTCCATGGTGGAGAATAATCTAGGAATTAGTATATTGCCAGAAATGATTATACCGACATCAAAAATTTCTTTTGCAGCCATTCCACTTGAAAGTGATAGCTATCGAACTATTGGATTAGCTATAAGAAAACCAACCTCACTCGCGACTAAGAAATTTTCTGAGATTACTAAAAGGTGGGTATCATTTGAATCAATTTAA
- a CDS encoding transposase — protein MNLLVTNTPSEILPATEVYSFYSLRWQVEIVFKTWKSIFSIHVNKRMKLERFQCHLYGQLLRLCLVASTTYQMRRLLWEKHRKEMSELKCAYMVQIYLNKIHTTLFCTF, from the coding sequence GTGAACTTATTAGTTACCAACACTCCTTCAGAAATATTGCCAGCTACAGAGGTTTACTCTTTTTATTCCTTACGATGGCAAGTAGAAATTGTATTTAAAACATGGAAATCTATATTTAGCATTCATGTAAACAAACGGATGAAACTAGAACGGTTTCAATGTCACTTATATGGTCAACTCTTGCGATTATGTCTAGTCGCAAGCACGACTTATCAAATGCGGAGACTTTTATGGGAGAAACATAGAAAAGAAATGAGTGAGCTAAAATGCGCTTATATGGTACAAATCTATCTAAATAAAATACACACCACACTTTTTTGTACTTTCTAA
- the nheA gene encoding non-hemolytic enterotoxin NHE subunit A, translating into MKKTLITGLLVTAVSTSCFIPVSAYAKEGQSEVKVLNVQNVIAPNTLSNSIRMLGSQSPLIQAYGLVILQQPDIKVNAMSSLTNHQKFAKANVREWIDEYNPKLIDLNQEMMRYSTRFNSYYSKLYELAGKVNEDEQAKADFTSAYGKLQVQVQGIQESMEQDLLELNRFKTVLDKDSNNLSIKADEAIKTLQGSSGDIVKLREDIKRIQGEIQAELTNILNRPQEIIKGSINIGKQVFTITNQTAQTKTIDFVSIGTLSNEIVNAADSQTREAALRIQQKQKELLPLIQKLSQTESEATQITFVEDQVSSFTELIDRQITTLETLLTDWKVFNNNMIQIQTNIESGTYTDSSLLQKHFNQLKKISDEMNKQTNQFEDYVTNVEVH; encoded by the coding sequence GTGAAAAAGACTTTAATTACAGGGTTATTGGTTACAGCAGTATCTACGAGTTGCTTCATTCCTGTAAGCGCTTACGCGAAAGAGGGGCAATCAGAAGTGAAAGTATTAAACGTGCAAAATGTAATTGCTCCAAATACATTATCAAATTCAATTAGAATGTTAGGGTCACAGTCACCACTTATACAAGCATACGGATTAGTTATTTTGCAACAACCAGACATTAAGGTAAACGCTATGAGTAGTTTGACGAATCATCAAAAGTTTGCAAAGGCGAATGTACGAGAGTGGATTGATGAATATAACCCGAAGTTAATTGACCTAAATCAAGAGATGATGAGATATAGCACTAGATTTAATAGCTATTATAGTAAGCTATATGAACTAGCAGGAAAAGTAAATGAAGATGAACAAGCAAAAGCAGATTTCACAAGCGCATATGGAAAATTGCAAGTGCAAGTACAAGGCATCCAAGAGAGTATGGAGCAAGATTTGTTAGAACTAAATCGATTTAAAACGGTATTAGATAAAGATAGTAACAATTTATCTATTAAAGCTGATGAAGCAATTAAAACATTGCAAGGATCAAGTGGAGATATTGTGAAATTAAGAGAAGATATAAAAAGAATTCAAGGGGAAATTCAAGCTGAACTAACTAATATTTTGAATAGACCACAAGAAATTATTAAAGGTTCTATTAATATCGGTAAACAAGTATTTACAATCACAAATCAAACTGCACAAACGAAAACAATTGACTTTGTTTCTATCGGTACTTTAAGCAATGAAATTGTAAATGCTGCAGATAGTCAAACGAGGGAAGCAGCCCTTCGTATTCAGCAAAAGCAAAAAGAGCTACTACCACTTATTCAAAAGTTATCACAAACTGAATCAGAGGCGACTCAAATTACATTCGTTGAAGATCAAGTAAGTAGTTTTACAGAACTAATTGACCGCCAAATTACAACTTTAGAAACGTTATTAACGGATTGGAAAGTTTTTAATAATAATATGATCCAAATTCAAACAAATATTGAATCTGGTACGTATACAGACAGTAGTTTACTTCAAAAACATTTCAATCAGCTCAAAAAAATAAGTGATGAAATGAATAAGCAAACGAATCAATTTGAAGATTACGTTACAAACGTTGAAGTACATTAA